One Bacteroidota bacterium genomic window carries:
- a CDS encoding ferredoxin yields the protein MKVKIIRDKCISAATCVAIAPDTFELDDEGIAILKNLDGDDEQTIIDAAKSCPTQAIEVFDDEGKKLVP from the coding sequence ATGAAGGTAAAAATTATTAGAGATAAATGTATTTCAGCTGCTACTTGTGTAGCTATCGCACCAGATACATTTGAGCTAGATGATGAAGGCATAGCAATATTAAAGAATCTTGACGGTGATGATGAGCAAACAATTATTGATGCTGCTAAATCATGCCCAACTCAAGCAATAGAGGTTTTTGATGACGAAGGCAAGAAGTTAGTGCCTTAA
- a CDS encoding ferritin has protein sequence MNKKINDAINKQIAAESYSAFLYLSMAAYCETNNFKGMANWLKVQYQEELTHALKLYQFILDRGGIIELQQLDKPETDFSSPLEVFQKAYEHEQKVTGMINDLYELAKEEKDYAFQEVLHWFIKEQVEEEANSSEIAENLKKVGNDGNGLLLIDQQLASRVFVDETIDTATE, from the coding sequence ATGAATAAAAAAATTAACGATGCAATTAATAAGCAGATTGCAGCAGAATCATATTCTGCATTTTTATACCTATCGATGGCTGCTTATTGTGAAACCAACAATTTTAAAGGAATGGCTAATTGGCTCAAGGTTCAATACCAAGAAGAGTTAACTCATGCTTTAAAATTATATCAGTTTATTTTGGATCGAGGTGGAATAATCGAGCTACAGCAATTGGATAAACCAGAAACTGATTTTTCATCTCCTCTTGAAGTGTTTCAGAAAGCATATGAGCATGAACAAAAAGTAACGGGGATGATTAATGACCTGTATGAATTGGCTAAGGAAGAAAAAGATTATGCCTTTCAAGAAGTATTACATTGGTTCATAAAAGAGCAAGTCGAAGAAGAAGCTAATAGCTCTGAAATTGCAGAAAATCTTAAGAAGGTTGGCAATGATGGCAATGGCTTGTTACTCATTGACCAACAGCTAGCAAGCAGAGTATTTGTTGATGAAACTATCGATACTGCTACTGAATAA
- a CDS encoding superoxide dismutase — protein sequence MKKEFTTPDLPYAYDALEPYIDKETMTIHHDKHHMTYTTKFNNALEGNEELFDKSAEDILKNIKDIPEDIRVAVINNGGGHVNHALFWQIMGPDGEGKPEGDLMSHIKKDFGSFEKFKEEFETAATTQFGSGWAWLVKDGDKLIVEKTSNQDSPLSEGRTPILALDVWEHAYYLKYQNVRPDYIKVFWKIVNWKKVSELYNN from the coding sequence ATGAAAAAAGAATTTACAACACCAGATTTACCATATGCTTATGATGCATTGGAACCATATATAGACAAAGAAACAATGACAATTCATCATGATAAGCATCATATGACTTATACAACCAAGTTTAATAATGCTTTAGAAGGGAATGAAGAATTATTCGATAAATCTGCAGAAGATATTTTAAAAAATATTAAGGATATCCCAGAGGATATTAGAGTAGCCGTAATAAATAACGGTGGCGGTCATGTTAATCATGCTTTGTTTTGGCAGATTATGGGTCCTGACGGAGAGGGTAAACCCGAGGGTGACTTGATGTCCCATATTAAAAAAGATTTTGGCAGTTTTGAAAAATTTAAGGAAGAATTTGAAACAGCGGCAACTACTCAATTTGGTTCTGGCTGGGCTTGGCTTGTTAAAGATGGAGATAAATTAATAGTAGAGAAAACTTCTAATCAAGATTCACCATTATCTGAAGGTAGAACACCAATATTAGCTTTGGATGTTTGGGAGCATGCCTATTATTTAAAATATCAAAATGTACGCCCAGATTACATTAAAGTATTTTGGAAGATAGTTAATTGGAAAAAAGTTAGCGAATTATATAATAATTAA